The following nucleotide sequence is from Scyliorhinus torazame isolate Kashiwa2021f chromosome 4, sScyTor2.1, whole genome shotgun sequence.
gtttgctcggaggtggcagctgttcatcgacttctgtgAGAAGAATTAAGCTGTtaagtggtggagggtggggaggaagACATGAGacgagtaagggcaggagaaccaacggaggggtggttggggaaggtggcagtatttgtataagccatgttggttggggttgtgtgctcgggggggggggggggggggggtgtttgttggtTATATAGTTGTGGGGgttttttgttgaaaatttgatctGCAAAATTGATAGAattataaatacctcaataaaatattttctttaaaaatataTTAAATTCAGATTGAAGGCTTTAGGAGATTCCAATGCATTATTTTCCAATGATCATGTCAGATCATAGGATTATAAAAGGATATtgaggaaggtggtggcatagtggtattgtcacttgactagtaatccagagacccaggatctgCGGACCCAGATTAGAATCACACCACGGcaaatagtgaaatttgaattcaataaaaatatagaGTTAAAACCAGATGATCATTGTTGATCTGATGgttataaaaacccacctggttcacgagtGTCCTTGAAGGGAAAAGatatgctatccttacctggtcagaGCCACGCAATGTGGTTCAGTCAATGCCCTCTGAGAtagtaagccattcagttcaagggattTTAATATTGGCCCAGCCAgacatgcccatatcccatgaataaaAAACATAGGAGACTATTCGACTGGATAATGTCCATTCTGATTCGGAGAAAGGAGTTATTCAATTGGTCCCATTTCACTGCTTGTTCCCCATAGCCACACAGGTGGCTATTAATCAAAAtcacttttgaaagttattattgaatccacTTTCGTCAGCCTTGAAAACAACACATTCTAGATCATGGCTGCATAACCCCAATCTTACCTCCACCTATCACTTCTGGCTCCATTTCCAATTAATTTACATTTTTAGATACAGAACTGTTTTGCCATATTCATCGTCAAAGCTTTCATATTAAATCTCACATTAACCTTCTCTGCTGCAAGGACGACAACCCCAGTTTCTCTGCTTTCTCCAATAAATGAAATttttcatccctggtaccattctagtCAGTCTCCTCTGCACGATCTGGAAGGCCTTGGTACCCTTCtccaaatgtggtgcccagaatggaACACAATCCTCCAGACGGGACCCAATTAGTGTTTAACACACTTTTCTGCTCTTGTTTTACACCAGTTACTAGGTTTATCCTTTTTTTATTACAGGCAACTGACAGGGTACATAGTGGTAGTTGGGAGTCTGGGACTGGAGGGCACAGTCTAGACAGTAGAACCAGGCATTTCAGGATGAGCTGAGGACACACGCACGCACAAGGTGGCAGGAGTTTGGAATGCTCTTCCTCAAATGCCAACTGATGCTGGCtcaattattaattttaaatcagagATGGATAAATCTTTGTTAATCAAAAGGTATTTAGCGATATGTGGCAAAGGACTATGTATGAAGTAGGGCAGATCAGTGCTAATCTAACTGAATGACAGGACAAGctagaggggctaaatggcctactcctgttcctgtgtatccCAATCCAGATCAGGTGACTTTTCCGATTTGAATACTGCCATCCTATGTACACCAAATCTTTCACCTATTTTTAACCTACCCAATTTCTTTATCGCCGCCTCCTTTACTGACATTGATAGCATCCTCTTCtttagtgaagactgatgcaaagtgctcattcagTCTTTCAGGCATGCCTGTTGCCTCCTCAAAATTCTCTCAATTTTGGTTTCTAAATTGGCCCAATCCATTCACTATTTATAATGTTTAAAAGGCTTTTGGGTTGTCTTAAAATTGTTTGCTAACATAGTCACATGAACTTTGTCCCACATTTCCTTTTTCTAATATTCTTTGTACATTTTGTATTCAGCTTGGCTCTTTGCAAGATAAAATTGAATGATGAGGCTTGTGTATGTATCTTTGGGCATTCGGCGCTAACTTTGGATAGAGtgcctttctcctccccccccccccccaaccaccaccactccAAAGTGAGAATCAGTCTCATCTGTACCTCATTTGATGTTTCACCTACTAATGTTGGATTCCAATCCACCTGGGCCTGAACACGTTTCAGCTCACTGAACTTAGCCTTCCTCCAGTTATGTATTTTAAGACCATAATACCACTTGTTCGATTCTGCACTGTCCTTTTCTGTAACTTCTCTGAACATAGTGATAGTGATCAAGGTTTCCCAGTGCTCTCCCAAGATGTTACCAGAAATTGCTGCATCAGATTCATTAACATTTGCGTATTATTGAACCACAATTAAGTCAAGAGTAGATGACTGCACAGGCAGCATGACAGCTACACAGTGTCACCTAGTGGTTGCACAAAAATTAACACAACCAAACCACTTAAATTTAACATACCCTGGAGCAATTCCCCCTCATCAACATAGTCATGAATAGGTTAAATAGCTTTTAACCAAATAAATTTTTCATTCTGTTCTTTTTATttatattcatttacaggatgtgggcatcgttggttaggccagcatttattgctcatccctagttgcccttcagaaggtggtagggagttgccttcttgaaccgatgcagtcccagaggtgtagatacacccactgtgctgttcgggagggatttccagaatttttgcccagcaacagtgaaggaacggcgctaaatttccaagtcaggatggagtgaCTTGGTGGgggtctccaggtggtggggtttccaccaAAGGAAACCTCACTCTCTGCCGACTTTCAATGGCATCAAACCAACATCAATGAGTGATTCATCTCCTGGTTCTATAAAGTTGCTCCACTGCCTGCAATACTCAAATCAGGTGCGTGATGGGGATAGTCACTCACCTGGATGGCTGCAGctgcaacacacaagaagctcaacaccatccaggacagcagAGTCCACTTGATTGTTGCCCCTGCCACTTGGGCTCAATATCCACTCCCTTCATCATCGGTGTACTGGGGCTGGATTATGCACTACCTGCACGATGcagtgcagtaactcatcaagcttCTTTCAACAGCACATCCCTGTCCCATAATCGCTATCTGCAAGATGGACAAGAGCACTTTTTGGGGATCTGCAGTTTCCTATTCTACCAGTCCATTGCCTAATACAATGAACGTCCAGTATGTTAAAGCACTGGTTGACAAAGTTTCAAAACAGACTGATACTTTGCTAAAATTCTCACCATGAGGCAGTAATTATGCTTTTGCTGAAAGGTAGACTTACTGCATAGTACTTAAACTGGTGCACAACATGAATGATTGCTTAAACAATCTTAAACTTTTGATTATAATTAGAGTCCCAAAGACACTTACATAATCTCAGTAAGTCTGATGTGCCATGGCAGAaagccaagtgtgctttccacaggACCAAATTTCAAAACTAGATCCGGGTCAGGTAAACCAAATGCACTTTCTAAACAGGGGAGAAAGCAAACGGTATAAAATACATACACATTTTAAATATACAAGTATCAAATCAAACAAGGTCATTTACAAGAATAGGTTTTTTAACCTGGTGAACGTCAACATAAAAATAACTCTACAGGAGATCAAACTAAACATTAACAGCACAGGACTTGCAGATCTAGTACAAACATACAAGAATGGAATCGTATTGAAACTTTCAAAAGTACAGACAACTGAAAAATACTACAGATTTAACATTTTACAATAATGGCACCGTATCAGCTTTACTGTAAATTTAAAGAGATTGAAAGGAGTATTAGTGCTGTAATTCAGCTATCAAATGCATTTTACCATTATATTCTATTAAATTACTGGTTGTGGCAGATGCTTTGTAGAAATCCCCCCACTTCTCAGCTACATGCTACCACTCAATGACACCAGCCAATACTTTCAAAAGCCACCCAGCTGTACCTCGCCAGCACAATTTTGGACCCCTCCACCCACTAATGGTCAAACCGCTTGACCAACATCTGTACTGAAGGAGTAAGAAATTTCCTCCAACTGAATATTGGCAAGGCTAAAACCACTGCATTAATTCACTGCCACAAAATCTATTCCCCAAGCACGGATCCAATTTCTCTCGATTGGAAAATCCTGAGGCTGAAACAGTGTGCTTGCAATATGTGTGACCCCAAGAAAAGCTGCTGACCACATATCCACTTCAACCCCAAGATTGTCTACTAGCATCTCCGTAACATCCCTGCCTCAAATCATCAGCTGCTGAAACCTTTTCGTGCCTCTAGACTTGACCATTACGACACTCCCCTATTCAGATGCTCAATGGCCATAACTTAAGCTCATCCAAAAATCTGCTGCCCGTATCCTACTAAACACAAACTCTCATTCACCCATCAACCCGCCCGGatcgctgacctacattgactcctggtttggcaacaccttgattttaaagcTTCATCCTGGTTCTCAATTCCTCCACGAACGGTTATCACCTCCAGCCTTCCACCCTCTTGAGATGTTAGCATTCCTCCAATTTTGACCTCTTATGCAATCCTACTTAAAATTGGTCTACAATGCACTCCCTACATTTTCAGCATCTCTTAATATGCTTGTTAAAACCCATCTCTCTGACCAAGCTTTCGATCATCTGTTCGAATATCTCATTAAGTGCCTTGGTGTTCAAAAGTGATAATGCTACTGTGAAACACCctgggacattttactacattaaaagtTGCTGTATAAATGCCAACTATTGTTGCTGGGGTGTTCTTGTACACCACTAACAAACTACCTGATGGAAAGCAAAGATGTCAGAGCAGGTTAGCTGCGTACTATCTCATGTGGTGCACCGTAAACATTGCAAGGATAGCAAAAATAGGTGACAATATTTAATTTTCGTTTGGAACATCCACTTTCCTTGGATTCAAaagcatgttttttaaaaaagcaaattgTATAGATTCATCCACATAGATAGGTCACCAGGTATGTATATGAAGAAAAAGTTAACTGGTTACAGATTAGATTTTTAAAAACCATTTACAATTTAattaggagagaaagagagaaaaaccaTTTGGCATTGCAACACAACCATGAAGGGGCCAATTACACGAATGCCTACTGTTACAATCCAGTCAGACAAGATCCAAACTGCAACTCTTGGGAAACACAATGAAACCAGAAAACTTTCCTAACCTCCATCCATCGCCATGGTTGCTCTGGGCTATCCACAAACCAACCTCAAGATTATTCCTCATTAACAATTTGTACTTTGATCTGGTGAAGTAAATGGGTTTTTCGCCACTTTCAGGGTTTGCTGAATGTTTTAAAATTAATTGAGCTATAAATCACCAAACTAAAGCATCTTCTGGCTGCCATTATTGCAACGATGGCTGACGTCATGTCTCCACCAAAATGGCACAGATATGTCATGCATTGTTTAAGTTTTTCCACCTGCTGTTTTATCTGATCTTTTTAGCTATTAATCTCTGAAGTGAATATGGTCCAAAGTTTTTAAGGGCAATCAAGGGAACTACTAACACTCCGAAGTGGGTtaataattatttttattcaatTAAAATTAAAACAATTAAAAATATAATTTCAATGAAACACACATCTCTAACAGTATCTCAATGTGGCACAAACGAAACCTTAAGAGGTGATTCTGTGTCCATTCTAAGCAAAATTGAATGTTGCATTCCTTCCACTTACCTCTGAGCAAACTGTCCATAATATTCACATTTAGATCAGTGGACCTTCTCTGCTGCTGAGCAACTAACTGACAGTACTTTTGAGCAGCTTTCACTATATCTGCTTTACCATCATCAGGTGAAAGTACTTTCACTGTAGTCGGACAAGATAAAACTAAAATACAAaagtcaaagaattgcaatgtagGATATCAATAGTATTGCACaagtcttaattttttttttttaaattacaaaacgGTTGAAACCTTGAACAATAGGATGTCAACTTTATCCCAAGATTTGATTTTAAAGTCCAGTTAGTATTTTATTAGCAGCGAACTCCCAAAGAACATTTTTTTCTCCACTTCCACCCTCAAAACAAATGACAAATGGAGTAGCAAGTAGCCTCAAGAGCCTGACATTTAATTAGTGTACCTATAAGGCATCAATACTAAAACAAGATATATATTCTGGATAAAAGTAGGTGCGTATATGTATTTAAAAATTGAACTCTGCAGGGGGGGCCCCATGTGAGTTAACAATCTAACTTTGGTTAATCTATCCAAATTGCTTGATAAGAGGATGAAAAAAGCTCGGAAGATTACTTCTGGCAGTTTCAAGACTTGACCTGTGTAGCATGTTTTTAAGTGAGGATTTGTACAGGAGTGAATCTGCTTCACAACCCTAGTTGCAACAATGCCACATCAGCATGCCTGTCATTTCAAATGTCACAACTAATGCACTGCAAACTGCTATAAAATTAACACTTTCAATGACAAGACAATATTTACAAGACAATATTTACAATGGATAGATCATATGGCATCATACAAATCCAATCATAAAATAACTTCCTATGGCAATGGACTTTAATTCGAGATTTGTGTACAATTTACCTTCCTAGAAAGGATCTCAATCTACAGAAATGCAATTGAAAAAATGCACAAGCTACCCACCTTGTTCAACTTTCTGGTGACTATTTAAAAATTCAGAATATTTTGAACAGTCCAGACCTAGTAATTCTTGCTGTTGTTTTAAGATTTCCTCCATTAATCTGGAGTTATTTCTCTTGAAAATACCTGGAAGACAAATGAAGGGCAGGTTTGCTGGATTATTAAGAACAGTGATTATCATAAGCAAAACAGCAGTCAAAAGAGGTAATAATAAGATTAAAGCAGTCGAGACCAGTCAGTGACTTCATCAAGGTCAGTGAATGGCTTGGCCCACATTTGGGAAATTGGATTTATGGTAGCACATTGCAAGATGAAGTTGGGCAAGGGTCAAAATAAGTTCTTCTGGCATCGAC
It contains:
- the nus1 gene encoding dehydrodolichyl diphosphate synthase complex subunit nus1 isoform X3 encodes the protein MALFELVWRVLHTVLCLHRTLSAWLRNGMWAWKRWNPASLAFGFQNAKNKGQSRRARWRSHGRSLKKLPLHLGLVVTEEESSYTDIANLVVWCMAVGISYVSVYDNQGIFKRNNSRLMEEILKQQQELLGLDCSKYSEFLNSHQKVEQVLSCPTTVKVLSPDDGKADIVKAAQKYCQLVAQQQRRSTDLNVNIMDSLLRESAFGLPDPDLVLKFGPVESTLGFLPWHIRLTEII